GCTCACAGTGGGGGGGGGCGCTAAGCTGGCTCAGGAGAGGGGTCAGGGAGAGATCTAGACTGGCTGGGGGGGTTCTAGGCTGGCTCCCAGGGGACAGCTCACAGTGGGTGGGGGCGCTAAGCTGGCTCAGGAGGGGTCAGGGAGAGATCTAGACTGGCTGGGGGGGTTCTAGGCTGGCTCCCAGGGGACAGCTCACGGGGGGGCGCTAAGCTGGCTCAGGAGAGGGGTCAGGGAGGGTTCTAGACTGGCTGGCGGGGTTTCTAGGCTGGCTCCCGGGGGACAGCTCACAGTGGGGGGGGCGCTAAGCTGGCTCAGGAGAGGGGTCAGGGAGGGTTCTAGACTGGCTGGGGGGTTCTAGGCTGGCTCCCAGGGGACAGCTCACAGTGGGGGGCGCTAAGCTGGCTCAGGAGAGGGGTCAGGGAGGGTTCTAGGCTGGCTGGGGGGGTTCTAGGCTGGCTCCCAGGGGACAGCTCATAGTGGGGGGGGGCGCTAAGCTGGCTCAGGAGAGGGGTCAGGGAGGGTTCTAGACTGGCTGGGGGGTTCTAGGCTGGCTCCCAGGGGACAGCTCACAGTGGGGGGGGCGCTAAGCTGGCTCAGGAGAGGGGTCAGGGAGGGTTCTAGGCTGGCTCCCAGGGGACAGCTCAGGGGAGGTTCTAGGctggctcccgggggggggcatgAAGCGCTGCACCAGTTCCCAGGACCGGCGTTCGAGGCCCGGCGGGACCCGCGCTGGCTGGGGTGATGTACCCCGGGGCCGCTCCTGCTTTTCGGTGCGGGTGGGGCTAAgtaacacccccccgccccgctcttcCAACTCTGATGTTGTGAGTCTAGGAAAGGggcggtgccccccccccccgcgcatgTGGGAAGCTCCGCCCCCGCCTTGCGGTGACCGCCCACTCCCGGCAGCCTccgcggctccctccggccccgcACACAGCGATTTGCATAGCGGGGGGCGGGGCGAGGCAGCGGCTGGGCTGCGTCACTCGGCGCGTGCGGGTGACGTCGCGTCAGCTGGTTGCTGCGGAGCTTCTGCGGGTCCAGCGGCCCCGACCGGAAACGTCGCCGGGATCCCCCCACGTGAcccgccgggacccccccccccaggctgcccccgcctagggaccccccccagctccagcctctgccccccagtgaccccccagcgcccgggacccccagctccagcctctgccccccagcgcccgggacccccagctccagcctctgccccccagtgcccgggacccccagctccagcctctgccccccagtgaccccccagcgcccgggaccccccagctccagcctctgccccccagtgacccccccAGCGCCCGGGACCCCCCACAGCGCCCGGGACCCTTAGCTCCACGCCTGTGCCCCCCAGTGCCTGGGACCCCCCCCAGCGCCCAggacccccagctccagcctctgccccccagcgcccgggacccccagctccagcctctgcccccccagcgaccccccagcgcccgggacccccagctccagcctctgccccccagtGCCTGGGACCCCCCCAGCGCCCaggacccccagccccagccagtgaCCCCCCCCCGCCTTGCTCCCCATATCCAGGGACCACCAGGCCCCAGGCAGCCACAGGGCCCCTGAGTCCCCCTCACATCCTCTCCACTGACCCTTCCTAGGgtccctcctcagcccccccgacCCCGGGCGCCTCACAGGCCGTGGTCCCCCACCCGCTCTCTCTGTCTtggggtcccccccagcccccgaccATGGCGCAGTACAAGGGGGCGGCCAGCGAGGCCGGTCGGGCCCTGCAGCTGATGAAGAAGCGGGAACGGCAGCGGGAGCACATGGAGCAGATGCGGCAGCGCATCgcggaggtggggggctgggggaccccggggcctgggggtgggtgggggtggggaccagGGATGCAGAGCTACTGGGGCAGTGCTGAGGtggtgggggaggtggagggggggacaGATGGGAACCCTACGGAAGGGGGGCAGATCCTCTGGGGGTGGGGACGGtacctggggtggggtgcagctgggggcagaactggggaaagtgcagagacctgggggaggaggcaggacatGTTGGGCAGACCGGCCCCCCAATTCCTCACGCCCATGCCCCCCCGGCAGGAGAACATCATGAAGTCGAACATCGATAAGAAGTTCTCGGCTCATTACGATGCGGTGGAAGCAGAACTGAAATCCAGCACTGTGGGTGAGTGTGGGCAGgggacccaggagtctgggctcctcccccccgccccaaacaaaaaaactagacccccccactcccctcacagagctggggagagaacccaggagtcctggctcccagcccccccgctgtaACCACtagtccctgctcccctcccggtgctgggagagaacccaggcgtcctgacacacaccctctcccccaggcctggTGACCCTGAACGACATGAAGGCCAAGCAGGAGGCGCTGGTGAAGGAGCGGGAGAAGCAGCTGGCCAAGAAGGAGCAGTCCAAggagttgcagctgtgagtggggtgggggggtgactcTGATTGCCGGGCTCCCGTGCTAACTTGGGGGGGGCGGGATCTGTAAGGGGGGGGGTCATTGTGTCTCCTCTCCGATGGAGGGAGCCCTTTTTAGGGGGTATTTCTTGGGGGAGGGGACCCGGCTCCTCAGGCTTCCGCTCCTCTCTCCAAGGTGGGGGTCCCCATGTCTGGGGGCCCTGTTGGGGGGCTGATCCCTCTGTGCTATGGGGCACCGACCACCGGGTTTGAGGTTCCCGTGGTGCACTGACCCCTGTCATTGGATGCTGatccccctcaacacacacatgGTACTCCCCCCGGTGGGTGCTGACACCCCCCCCGGtggggcctgcccccccccaggaagcTGGAGCGGCTGCGGGAGCGGGAGCGGAAGCAGGAGCAGAAACGGAAGATCTCCAGCCTGTCCTTCACCTTggacgaggaggaggatgaggaggaggatgaagagcagctggaggaggaagagccagagggtgggtgggttgggaagCTGGCGGAggggcctggggtggggtggagggctgggctgtagggggagctgtggggccaggctggtggtgggtgtgtatgggggggggggtgtcagggatGCTGCCCgtgagggagctggggggctgtaGGGGGTGCCGTCGGGCAGGGGCCAGTCAATCGGAGGtgcggtggggggctggggaagccTGGGAGTGGGTCCATGCGGAgattgtatgggggggggggtctcattcCCGTTCTCTCCACAGAGCTGCCCCCCAAGAAGCGCAAACTGGGAAAGAATCCGGATGTGGACACCAGCTTCCTGCCGGATCGGGACCGCGAGgtactgccctgccccccccccccctcagaccGTGAGGTAcgcgccccccttcccccccccgcccctccccagccgggacCACGAGGTGAACATCAACCCCCCCCTCCTCTAGCCGGGACCCCAGGGTAACCCGGGAGTCAGGCCCTCCCCAACTGAgctgtgtcgtcccccccccaggAGGAGGAGAACCGCCTGCGCGAGGAGCTGCGCCAGGAGTGGGAGGCCAAGCAGGAGAAGATCAAGAGTACGTGGCCAGGGGAACTGCCTGCCACTGGGTCCTGGGGGGATGCCGGCGGCTGGGCCTGGTGGGGAGATGGGACGGGAGGGGGAGTTGGAGCCATTAGCGGGTTCGGGGGagcggagggaggaggaggattcCAGCTGTCAGtaggcattggggggggggggggggaggttgtagctgagggggttggatgggatctggggggggggtgttaggggCAGGTGGGGAGGCAGGACTGTCCCCTCCCCGCATTGACccatgccttccccccccccccccccaggcgagGAGATTGAAATCACCTTCAGCTACTGGGATGGCTCCGGCCACCGGCGCACGGTCAAGgtgagtgggggggtgggggcgcgcAGCGCAGAGGAGCCGtgactggggcgggggcgggggggggggagcagaggagctgTCCCAGCCCTGTGGGGGAgaaggatcgggggggggggggggggaagagacatcCCAGCCCTAACCTTCCCCATTCCCCCAGATGAAGAAGGGGAACACCATGCAGCAGTTCCTGCAGAAAGCCCTCGAGATCCTGCGCAAGGACTTCAGCGAGCTCaggtgggggccggggggggggcgcggctggGGGTGCATACTGGGGAGgtgggagctggggtgtgtgtgtgtgtctctctctctcccccccattcTGACAactgcacgcccccccccccccccccaggtcagcCGGGGTGGAGCAGCTCATGTACATCAAGGAGGATCTGATCATCCCCCACGTAAGTGGCTGGCGCGGGCTCCCAGCGTCCTCTGCTCACGTTTCTCTCCCCTCCCGTCCCGCCCCAGGAGCTCCCTCCCAGGTCAATGAGAGCCTGCTCGGGGGTCCAGCCTTGGCACGCTCAGCCCCCGGTCACCCCGTGAGCTCCCTGTGGGGGGGCTCACAGATGGAACCCCTGGggagcctctccccctcccctcccctcccagccggaGTGTGGCTATTAGTGTAACACCccatcatgtgtgtgtgtgtgggggggaatatcCAGGGCTCCCCCCTCTGAGCCCCAAACCAGGAGACCGACCTTCCTGGGGCCACGCTGACCCCTCGGGCTGGTCCTTGCAGGGGCCGGGCTGCAGAGTGTCAGCTGGTCTCT
This DNA window, taken from Emys orbicularis isolate rEmyOrb1 chromosome 21 unlocalized genomic scaffold, rEmyOrb1.hap1 SUPER_21_unloc_10, whole genome shotgun sequence, encodes the following:
- the FAM50A gene encoding protein FAM50A encodes the protein MAQYKGAASEAGRALQLMKKRERQREHMEQMRQRIAEENIMKSNIDKKFSAHYDAVEAELKSSTVGLVTLNDMKAKQEALVKEREKQLAKKEQSKELQLKLERLRERERKQEQKRKISSLSFTLDEEEDEEEDEEQLEEEEPEELPPKKRKLGKNPDVDTSFLPDRDREEEENRLREELRQEWEAKQEKIKSEEIEITFSYWDGSGHRRTVKMKKGNTMQQFLQKALEILRKDFSELRSAGVEQLMYIKEDLIIPHHHSFYDFIVTKARGKSGPLFNFDVHEDVRLLSDATVEKDESHAGKVVLRSWYEKNKHIFPASRWEPYDPEKKWDKYTIR